The Scyliorhinus canicula chromosome 13, sScyCan1.1, whole genome shotgun sequence genome contains a region encoding:
- the LOC119975569 gene encoding uncharacterized protein LOC119975569 — MSRITAVIFLFDNVKALQAREDHSQPDGSQSHGSGTSGEIVVIEQAALGRPFRLGMLYDCRSESLIPGITLWDLKTQQKGSDTQRQYNTEFHIIASDSIENKTSALNVNGSLKASLLSGLVEVKGSAKYLNDTKRSKRQARVTLQYRTTTRFEQLTMSHLGRQNVTHPYVFDQGTATHVVTAVLYGAQAFFVFDQEVSSSENLQDIQGNLEGMVKEIPKIAIEGQASLKMRDEQQSNSQKFSCTLHEDFCLDINPTTFQDAVNIYRTLPKLLGRDGEHTVPMRVWLFPLNKLDSKAAQLVRDISVGLVNRCQSVLEQLNEAVMRCNDMMRDSVTAQFPEIGNRIMKFREMCLEHKLVFQKTLSRVLPSIRGGGVEEGLLVDILKNKEQSPFKPQSLIKWLDDQEREMNVVKSYLSILKGIHVVKSRSDLDREILDSQTEYVVCFTFTSLHQEDFYLLEANSYLQSHTAEKMQIPNPADQVSAEHHTQQWFNSASVSQKMKECSRLFLDFSTANRTREISKFIVASVQDDSNVGASIYLYERGFVVSHCFEPPSQPERPVVSGTTHDSVTLQFQPPRYGAGEIVGYRVEYRATQQEEWTTVDTSDTSTSFTISGLQPHQEYQFQYRAVTKAGVSMVSEGYSVTTLLTTSNKKNEITEEIKSKGSEHHYAADRGEDVSSEFSDLIKTENKPTRLAEKLRRESTLTANGSPSIYTLPLEKKILDKDGHRVKCSFGKPTTTHSVRTIMVLGATGAGKTTLINGMINYILGVEWEDNFRYKLIDEGTGRSQADSQTSSITAYEIHHREGFQIDYSLTIIDTPGFGDTGGITQDKLITDQIREFFTSPDGIDRIDAVCFVAQASLARLTHIQKYVFDSILSIFGKDIAENIQILVTFADGQVPPILEAIKVAEVPCAKDKKGFPVHFKFNNSAVFAQRSTSVNSANKSSPYDSDEGDGDNFDAMFWKMGSISMKTFFSALNKMETKSLLLTMEALRERQQLEAAIAGLQPQINAGLTKLEEIRKTQQALNQHQVDLDANRDFEYDVEITVPVQIDISGSGGYITNCQKCHFTCHYPCQIPNDDGKRGCAAMDHDGCCTVCPNKCIWNVHFNQKYRFIYETRKEKRTYSELKEKYEKVSGEKMTQEKILEKLQQELDDVQDAVLELIEKSSQSILRLGEIALRPNPLTTPVYIDLLIQSEKEEAKPGFMERIQSLNQVKKQAQLIAKVAGKEELLPEEWKQYRTGKERKKERKGAKGSVSNMWQWISDKDNQLGEFVDKHQYHSTVSNLGSWGGIPRPPGGSEN, encoded by the coding sequence GAATAACGTTGTGGGACTTAAAGACTCAGCAAAAAGGCAGTGATACACAACGTCAGTATAACACAGAGTTTCACATCATTGCATCTGACTCCATTGAGAATAAAACCTCTGCTCTGAATGTGAACGGATCACTGAAAGCAAGTTTATTGTCTGGATTGGTCGAGGTGAAAGGATCAGCGAAATATCTCAATGACACAAAGAGATCAAAGCGACAGGCCCGAGTGACCCTTCAGTACCGAACAACAACCAGGTTTGAGCAGCTGACAATGAGCCACTTAGGGAGGCAGAATGTAACCCACCCGTATGTGTTTGATCAGGGAACAGCAACTCACGTGGTTACAGCAGTGCTGTATGGAGCTCAGGCTTTCTTTGTGTTTGATCAAGAGGTTTCTTCATCAGAGAACCTGCAGGATATTCAGGGTAACCTGGAGGGGATGGTTAAAGAAATTCCGAAGATTGCAATTGAGGGTCAGGCCTCCCTAAAAATGAGAGATGAACAACAATCCAACAGCCAGAAATTCAGCTGCACCTTACATGAGGATTTCTGCCTGGATATCAATCCCACCACATTCCAAGATGCCGTTAACATCTACAGAACCCTCCCAAAGTTACTGGGACGGGATGGAGAGCACACAGTGCCCATGAGAGTCTGGCTCTTCCCACTCAACAAACTGGACTCCAAAGCTGCTCAGCTGGTACGAGACATCAGTGTCGGACTGGTCAATCGCTGCCAGTCTGTGCTGGAGCAGCTCAATGAGGCAGTGATGAGATGCAATGATATGATGAGAGACAGTGTCACTGCTCAATTTCCAGAGATTGGGAACAGGATAATGAAATTCCGAGAGATGTGTCTGGAGCACAAACTGGTATTCCAGAAGACTTTATCCAGAGTTTTACCATCTATCcgtggaggtggggtggaggaagggttgctggtggATATTCTGAAGAACAAGGAACAGTCACCATTCAAACCCCAGTCACTGATCAAATGGCTGGATGACCAGGAGAGGGAAATGAATGTGGTGAAATCTTATCTCTCAATATTGAAAGGTATACACGTTGTAAAATCAAGGAGTGATTTAGATAGAGAAATTTTGGATTCACAGACAGAGTATGTGGTCTGCTTCACATTCACATCACTGCATCAAGAGGATTTCTATCTGTTAGAAGCAAACAGTTACCTACAATCTCACACAGCTGAGAAAATGCAGATCCCAAATCCTGCTGACCAGGTTAGTGCAGAACATCACACCCAGCAGTGGTTTAACTCAGCGTCTGTATCCCAGAAGATGAAGGAATGCTCCCGCTTATTCCTGGATTTTTCCACAGCCAACAGAACACGAGAGATATCAAAGTTCATTGTTGCTTCTGTGCAGGATGACAGTAATGTGGGAGCATCGATTTACCTGTATGAGAGAGGTTTTGTGGTCAGTCACTGCTTCGAACCCCCATCGCAGCCAGAGAGACCTGTGGTTAGTGGGACAACACATGACAGTGTGACCCTCCAATTCCAGCCACCGAGATACGGAGCTGGTGAGATtgttgggtacagggtggagtACCGAGCTACCCAACAGGAGGAATGGACAACTGTGGATACATCCGATACATCCACATCCTTCACAATATCCGGGTTACAGCCACACCAGGAATATCAATTCCAATACAGAGCAGTGACCAAGGCAGGAGTTAGCATGGTCAGTGAGGGTTACAGTGTCACCACACTTCTTACAACCTCCAACAAAAAGAATGAAATAACGGAGGAAATAAAGTCAAAAGGCAGTGAACATCATTATGCTGCTGACCGGGGAGAAGATGTTTCTAGTGAATTTAGTgatttaataaaaacagaaaataaaccaACGAGACTCGCTGAGAAACTTCGCAGAGAAAGTACATTAACAGCCAATGGGAGCCCTTCCATTTACACCCTCCCCTTAGAGAAGAAGATACTTGACAAGGATGGACACCGTGTAAAATGCTCCTTCGGAAAACCCACCACAACACACAGTGTCAGGACAATAATGGTTCTTGGAGCAACAGGAGCAGGAAAAACAACCCTCATCAATGGAATGATCAACTACATCCTGGGTGTGGAATGGGAGGACAATTTCAGATATAAATTAATAGATGAAGGAACAGGAAGATCCCAGGCTGACAGTCAGACATCCTCAATCACTGCCTATGAAATCCAccatcgagaaggattccagatTGATTACTCTCTCACTATCATTGACACACCGGGATTCGGAGATACCGGGGGGATAACCCAAGATAAACTGATCACTGATCAGATCCGAGAGTTCTTTACTTCCCCAGATGGTATTGATCGCATCGATGCCGTGTGTTTTGTTGCTCAAGCCTCATTGGCTCGTCTGACTCATATACAGAAATATGTCTTTGATTCAATTCTTTCCATTTTTGGTAAAGATATTGCTGAGAATATCCAAATCCTGGTGACATTTGCAGATGGGCAGGTTCCTCCCATTCTGGAGGCCATCAAAGTTGCTGAGGTACCGTGTGCCAAAGATAAAAAAGGTTTTCCAGTTCACTTCAAATTCAACAATTCAGCCGTATTTGCTCAAAGGTCAACTTCTGTAAACTCTGCCAACAAGAGCAGTCCTTATGATAGCGATGAGGGGGATGGTGATAACTTTGATGCAATGTTCTGGAAGATGGGATCGATCAGTATGAAGACATTTTTTTCAGCTCTGAACAAAATGGAAACAAAGAGTTTATTATTAACAATGGAGGCCCTgagggagcgtcagcagctggaGGCTGCGATCGCGGGATTACAGCCTCAGATTAATGCGGGTCTGACAAAACTGGAGGAGATCAGGAAGACCCAACAAGCTTTAAACCAACACCAGGTCGATCTGGATGCAAATAGAGATTTTGAATATGACGTTGAAATCACAGTTCCAGTCCAGATAGACATCAGTGGGAGCGGTGGTTATATAACCAACTGTCAGAAATGTCACTTCACCTGTCACTATCCCTGTCAAATCCCTAATGATGATGGTAAAAGGGGATGTGCAGCAATGGACCATGACGGTTGCTGCACAGTCTGTCCCAATAAATGCATCTGGAATGTTCATTTCAACCAAAAGTACagatttatttatgaaaccagaaaGGAGAAGAGGACATACAGTGAGCTGAAGGAAAAGTATGAAAAGGTATCTGGTGAAAAGATGACACAGGAGAAAATCCTGGAGAAACTTCAGCAGGAATTGGATGATGTTCAGGATGCAGTGTTGGAACTGATTGAAAAatcatcccaaagcattttaagaCTTGGAGAAATTGCCCTCCGACCAAACCCATTAACAACCCCAGTTTACATCGATCTGCTGATTCAATCTGAGAAAGAGGAGGCTAAACCTGGGTTCATGGAGAGAATCCAGTCACTGAATCAAGTCAAGAAACAGGCTCAGTTAATAGCAAAAGTTGCTGGGAAAGAGGAGCTGTTACCAGAGGAATGGAAACAATATCGaactggaaaggaaaggaaaaaggaaagaaaaggtgCTAAAGGAAGTGTGTCTAATATGTGGCAATGGATCAGTGATAAAGACAATCAACTTGGAGAGTTTGTTGATAAACATCAATATCATTCAACTGTTTCAAATTTGGGAAGCTGGGGCGGAATTCCCCGACCccccggagggtcggagaat